Within Miscanthus floridulus cultivar M001 unplaced genomic scaffold, ASM1932011v1 os_1827, whole genome shotgun sequence, the genomic segment tgggtcaagtggaatctcgttttggtctgttgggagccagtgtcggtgcaagataggtgcacggtttgcgccgaacataccatcggcacggaaatcattttggacgcacccgatggtactcctaggtgacgtgggtcaagtggaatctcgtttcagtctgttaggagccagtgtcggtgcaagataggtgcacggttggcgccgaacataccataggctcggaaatcattttggacacacccgatggtactcctaggtgatgtgggtcaagtggaaactcgtttcggtctgttgggagcccatgtcggggcaagataggtgcacggttggcgccgaacataccataggctcagaaatcattttggacgcacccgatggtactcctaggtgacgtgggtcaagtggaatctcgtttcggtctgttgggagccagtgtcggtgcaagataggtgcacagtttgcgccgaacataccataggctcagaaattattttggacacacccgatggtactcctaggtgacgtgggtcatgtggagtctcgttttggtctgttgggagccagtgtcggtgcaacataggtgcgatggaactccaaggtgacgtgggtaatgggaatctctttttggttcatttggagacagtgttggtgtcggtgcaagataggtgcacggtttgcgctgagtgtaccataggctcagaaatcattttggacgcacccaatggtactcgtaggtgatgaggctcaagcagaagcttgtttcggtccgtttggaggtggtgctaatcttgacgcaagataggtgcatggtttgcgccaaacattccgtaggatcggaaatcattttggatgcacccgatggtactcctaggtgacgtgggtcatgtggaatctcgtttcggtctgttgggagccagtgtcggtccaagataggtgcacggtttgcgccaaacataccataggttcggaaatcattttggacgcacccgatggtactcctaggtgacgtgggtcaagtggaatctcgtttcggtctgttgggagccagtgttagtgcaagataggtgcatggttggcgccgaacataccataggctcagaaatcattttggacacacccgatggtactcctaggtgacgtgggtcaagtggaatctcgtttcggtctgttgggagccagtgtcggtgcaagataggtgcacggtttgagctgaacataccattggctcagaaatcattttggacacacctgatggaactcctagatgacgtgggtcatgtggagtcttgtttcggtccgttgggagccagtttcggtgcaagataggtgcacggtttgcgccgaacataccataggctcagaaatcattttggacgcacccgatggtactcctaggtgacgtgggtcaagtggaatctcgtttcggtctgttgcgagccagtgtcggtgcaagataggtgcacggttggcgccgaacagaccataggctcggaaatcgttttggacgcacccgatggtactcctaggtgacgtgggtcaagtggaatctcgtttcggtctgttgggagccagtgtcggtgcaagataggtgcacggttggcgccgaacataccataggctcagaaatcattttggacgcacccaatggtactcctaggtgacgtgggtcaagtggaatctcgtttcggtctgttgggagccagtgtcggtgcaagataggtgcacggtttgagccaaacataccataggctcagaaatcgttttggacacacccgatggaactcctaggtgacatgggtcatgtggagtcttgttttggtctgttgggagccagtatcggtgcaagataggtgcacggtttgcgccgaacataccataggctcagaaattattttggacgcacccgatggtactcctaggtgacgtgggtcatgtggagtctcattttggtctgttgggagccagtgtcggtgcaagataggtgcgatggaactccaaggtgacgtgggtaatgtggaatctcttttcggttcatttggagacagtgttggtgtcggtgcaagataggtgcatggtgtgcgccgagtgtaccataggctcagaaatcattttggacgcacccaatggtactcgtaggtgatgaggctcaagcggaagcttgttttggtccgtttggaggtggtgctaatcttgacgcaagataggtgcatcgtttgcgccaaacattccgtaggatcggaaatcgttttggatgcacccgatggtactcctaggtgacgtgggtcatgtggaatctcgtttctttctgttgggagccagtgtcggtgcaagataggtgcacggtttgcgccaaacatgccatagcctcggaaatcattttggacgcacccgatggtactcctaggtgacgtgggtcaagtggaatctcgtttcggtctgttgggagccagtgtcagtgcaagataggtgcacggttggcgccgaacataccataggctcagaaatcattttggacacacccgatggtactcctaggtgacgtgggtcaagtggaatctcatttcggtctgttaggagccagtgtcggtgcaagataggtgcacggttggtgccgaacataccattggctcggaaatcattttggacacacccgatggaactcctaggtgacgtgggtcatgtggaatctcgtttcggtctgttgggagccggtgtcggtgcaagattggtgcacggttggcgccgaacataccatttgcttagaaatcgttttggacacacccgatggaactcctaggtgacgtgggtcatgtggggtcttgtttcggtccgttgggagccagtttcagtgcaagataggtgcacagtttacgccgaacataccataggctcagaaatcattttggacgaacccgatggcactcctaggtgacgtgggtcaagtggaatctcgtttcggtctattgggagccaatgtcggtgcaagataggtgcacggtttgcgccgaacataccataggctcgaaaatcattttggacacacccgatggtactcctaggtgacctgggtcaagtggaatctcgtttcggtctgttaggagccagtgtcggtgcaagataggtgcacggttggtaccgaacataccataggctcggaaatcattttggacacacctgatggtactcctaggtgacgtgggtcaagtggaatctggtttcggtctgtttggagccagtgtcggtgcaagataggtgcacggttggcgccgaacataccattggctcagaaatcattttggacacacccgatggaactcctaggtgacgtgggtcaagtggaatctcgtttcggtctattgcgagccagtgttggtgcaagataggtgcacggttggcgccgaacataccataggctcggaaatcgttttggacgcacccgatggtactccttggtgacatgggtcaagtggaatctcgtttcggtctgttgggagccagtgtcggtgcaagataggtgcacggtttgtgccgaacataccataggctcggaaatcattttggacgcacctgatggtactcctaggtgacgtgggtcaagtggaatctcgtttcggtctgttaggagccagtgtcggtgcaagataggtgcacggttggtgccgaacataccattggctcagaaatcattttggacacacctgatggtactcctaggtgacctgggtcaagtggaaccttgtttcagtttgttgggagcctgtgtcggtgcaagataggtgcacggctggcgccgaacataccattggctcagatatcattttggacacacctgatggaactcctagatgacgtgggtcatgtggagtcttgtttcggtccgttcggagccagtttcggtgcaagataggtgcacggtttgcgccgaacataccataggctcagaaatcattttggacgcacccgatggtactcctaggtgatgaggacatcccttccattgatacaaccacacctgctgcacaacaaggtccgatgacaagagctcgagcacaacaacttaattatcaggtaaagtcgttcctcgctgttcatacaaactcgtctcagaattggatgctactaaatcatggtgatgattgtcttattcttaggaatgttggtcaagaccccattgcctcatgtttagaccccatgatgaggatggagcagccgaacaagtgggaatcatcattaatggggcgctcagctcatctcgagacagcaggaaacactccatcaaaagtaccataactccttgatacgagatccaatgaagctggtttttgacttgttggaaagagcgcgtcgtcctctttcacatgggtccaaccccactatcagaatctaccgaatctgtgcgcagcaagccaaaggacgcacagacctacagcccattgagggacgcctagattagggtttcccactcccccttgtgctctcctccttataaatagagccagcagccatcagaatgaggttgggttttgtttagatgcaagatagctgctgcttcttccttgtaaacgcgtgtgtcgactagaccacccgatttgcttgtttcaagaccccaacttgtgattcagattcggcctttggcttaaatccgtgagttatttgcttgttcatcttgttcttgcttgttctcggttgcttgtaggttcatggtgttcttggcacggcaagaacatcacaatcggagccggtgtacctgttgctaaggcgcagcaaccttgtggtcgttgtagtcggacagccaacgtcgaatccaccccaaatcgagtttatccacactcaccaaaagatcaggaacaaccccttgtcccatcatgtggtaatcagagcaaggttctttggtgagtgatttaccgttcattactttacctatagtccagaaatataaaaataggatagaactgaaattccaaacacaagtttgagccttgctgatctgcttagttctttgcttgttgagtttgtggtttacatcgtggtgtcaagtgctggttcttaggttctaatcctttagagtttcgagttcttgtcacgtttcaGTCACCACACAATCCGTTGTTGCCTTTCCCCCCACTTCAGCCGCTGCAATCTCCACCAATACCACCACAACCAGCAGCAAAAGCACCGCTGTTTTCTCGACCTTTTCGCTGAAaccctcaccaccatcaccttcagccgtgcctacacaaacactaccttatgcacctgtcgttttggtgcaaatctgagtacactcagttctgaaaataagagagttcaaattgcatatttgtactacttgttgcaatccttatccctagtaaaagaaagtctatgctacttgctgcattcttgttataatcatattgcaaaagttcagtttgtgctacttgtcgaaaagaaaagaaaagaaaagaaaagaaaagaaaagaaaagaaaagaaaaagaaaatagaaaagaaaaagaaaggaaaaggaggaaagaaagaaagaaagaaaaaaaagaagggttaagttgatgctatttactctcatcatttccattgtttgctactgtccggtgacaacatttgtgtctaggctcgcgtctctagcacgggttagcctaggaccagcacggTACTATCTTTGAACACTTATTCAACTTGCATTGACTAACGTGGTTCCAGCTGTACCTTGATTTTTTTTAagccacctacagctccacaaattatctacaacgtcacagggttctacttgctactacttgtgttgttcttgtcgtcgccaacaccatctgcatagcaaggtaaggacttgtaagaactcggttgcacatgctgagagaatgaaaattgttgccacctaattcagttagttggtaggacatattttcttgtgtttcccttgctacatactaaccatggcaggagaaggtgaaaggacccctccacaatcacctcgatcaaaagccttgctgcaacactttgaacgcaaagtgaggctccatgctgaacaccttgatgaggatgttcgtgtcaccaatgagcgccttggtcaattggagacggctcagattgagaccaacaccaagttggcttccttggaaGGCACTCTTGGTTCTGTTAATACATCTCTTGTAGGTGTCTTGGAGCGATTGGAGAGGATGGAACAGAATCGCTGTGATGGTTTCGAACgacgcaatcacaacaacaacaacaccatgggcagtgctgctggtcatgatgaagaagaatatgcagcGGACACTGAGCTTGATGAGGAGCTGAATGGTCATCGACGCATCGAACAACATCGCCGCCGCCATGAGACAGGTCCTTGCCGACCACGGCAAGAGGTACGTGCCGATGACTCATTTGGCAAGATTAAATTCACCATACCTGCTTTTGATGGGAGGTATAATCCTGATATGTACCTTAGTTGGGAATTAGCTGTTGATCAGAAATTTACTTgccatgatttccctgaggacaaacgtgttagggctgcaactagtgagtttactgactttgcctctgtttggtggtctgaataccatcgtaagaacccaaataacacaccaacttgggatgctttgaaacgggtcatgcgggccagatttgttccttcttattattcccgtgatcttttacataagttgcaacaattgaggcaaggatccaaatctgtagaagaatactatcaaGAGCTACAAATGGGTATGCTTCGTTGCAGGCTAGAGGAAAATGAGGATGGTGCCATAGCTAGATTTATGGGTGGGCTGAACCGGGAGATTCAGGATATTCTAGCTTATAAGGAATATAATTCTGTCAATCGTTTATTtcaccttgcttgtaaagctgaacgagaagtgcagggacgacgagctAGCATGAGGGCTAACATTCCTGCAGGTCGTGCTAGCCCGTGGACACCCTCCAATGCTGCTGCACCGTCAACGCGTGCACCCCCACAATCTTCCTCGACCATCAAGCCACGCTCCTCTACAACAAATTCTGTACCATGCCCAAGTGAACCAACTAGAGGAGCAACGGCTACATCTGCCAAGAGTTCATCCTCGGTGGTATCCACGGGGAGAACAAGGGATATTCAGTGCCTACGCTGCAAAGGATATGGCCACGTACGCAAGGACTGCCCAAGCACACGTGTGATGGTTGTGCGAGCTGATGGTGggtattcctctgctagtgattttgatgaagaaacatatgctttgcttgctgctaacaatgtagcggaaggagatgatttccaacaagacgaagagcacattggggctgaagctgctgagcactatgagagcctcgtggtgcagcgggtgctaagtgcccaaatggagagggctgagcaaaatcagcgccacactttgtttcaaaccaagtgtgtgatcaaggaacgctcttgccgtgtgatcatagatggaggaagctgcaacaacttggcaagtgctgaaatggtgaagaagcttttgttgagcacaaaaccacacccgcagccttactacattcagtggcttaacagcagcggcaaggtgaaggtaacacgattggtaagggtagagtttgccattggttcttatcatgattccattgactgcgatgttgtgcctatgcaagcatgctctatgttgttaggtagaccatggcagtttgataaagattccttgcactttggtaaaacaaatcaatactcttttgtgcataatgacaagaagattgtgttgcaccccatgtcccctgaggctattctaagagatgaacttgctagagctagcaaacttaagaatcaggctgttgctagtgaaaatcagattgtcgctaatgaacttgagaaacataagaagaagtctagcaaatctgttcatcataataaaaatgagatcaagctgaaaggctcttgttactttgccaccaaatctgatttggatgagattgatgctagtactactgtttgctatgctttggtttgcaaagaaactttattttcactcgaagatacatctatttctttgcctcctgctgtcactaatcttttgcaggagtatgccgatgtttttccaaaggaggtaccaccggggctgccaccaattcgAGGGATTGAACACCAGATTGACCTCACCCCTGGGGCTTCCTTGCCTAATCGTGCGCCGTATAGGACCAACCCGGATGAGACAAAAGAGATTcagagacaagtacaagaattgctcaacaaaggttatgtgcgtgagtctcttagcccttgtgcCGTTCCCGtgcttttagttcctaagaaggatggatcatggcgcatgtgtgttgattgtagagcgataaacaacatcacaatcagatatcgtcatcctattccaaggttagatgatatgcttgatgaattgagtggctcaattgtgttctctaaaattgatttgcgtagtggttaccaccagattcgtatgaagctaggagatgaatggaaaacagcgtttaaaactaagtttggtttatatgaatggcttgtcatgccctttggattgactaatgcacccagcactttcatgagattaatgaatgaggttttacgCTCTTTTATTGGCAGATTCGTGGTGgtatactttgatgacatcttgatatatagtagatcattagaggaacatcttgatcatttgcgtgccgttttcaatgctctacgggatgcacacttgtttggcaatcttgagaagtgcaccttttgcacagatcgagtttcttttcttggatatgttgtgacaccgcagggaatcgaagttgatcaagccaaggttgagGCCATACACAGCTGGCCTGTTCCCTgcacggtcacacaagtgcggagttttctaggacttgCTAGTTTCTACCGtcgatttgtgaaggacttcagcaccattgcagccccgctgcatgaactcaccaagaagggtgcaaccttcacttgggctgcaacccaacaggatgctttcaacacgctcaaagataagttaactcatgcacctttactccaacttcctgatttcaacaaaacctttgagcttgaatgtgatgctagtggaattgggttGGGTGGTGTGCTGTTACAAGAGGGGAAACCTGTGGCGTATTTCAGTGAAAAGTTGAGtggccctagtttgaactattctacttatgataaggaattgcttgctctagttcggactttggaaacatggcagcattatttgtggcccaaagagtttgtcatacattctgatcatgaatctttgaaacacatccgtagtcaagcaaaactgaaccgtagacatgccaagtgggttgaattcatcgagtcctttccttatgtcatcaaacacaaaaaggggaaggaaaatataattgctgatgctttgtctagacgttaCACCATGCTTTCACAACTTGACTTTAAAATCTTTGGTTTGGAAACTATTAAGGAACAATATGCACATGACAATGATTTCAAAGATGTATTGCTGAATTGCCAAGAGGGGAAAACATGGAACAGATTCATCCTTACCGACGGGTTTgtctttagagctaacaagctatgcattccagctagctctgtgcgtttgttattgttgcaggaagcgcatggaggaggactcatgggacattttggtgtgaaaaagacagaggacatccttgctggtcatttcttttggcccaagatgaggagagacgtggagaggttcgttgctcgctgcacaacatgccagaaagctaagtcacaccttaatcctcatggtttatacatgcctcttcctgttccaagtgcaccatgggaagatatttcaatggactttgttttaggactgcctagaacaaagaaggggagggatagtgtgtttgttgttgtggacagattttctaaaatggcacatttcataccatgtcataagagcgatgatgctacacatgttgctgatttgttctttcgtgagattgttcgattgcacggtgtgcctaacaccattgtttctgatcgggatgcaaaatttcttagtcatttttggagaactttgtgggctaagctagggactaagcttttattttccactacttgtcatccccaaactgatggacaaactgaggttgtcaatagaacattatctactttgcttagggctgttttgaaaaagaacataaaaatgtgggaagagtgcttgcctcatgttgagtttgcttataatcgttcacagcattctaccactaagaaaagcccttttgagattgtttatgggtttgtgccacgtgctcctattgatttgttacctcttccgacctcggagcgagtgaactttgatgctaaacaacgtgctgaactgatcttaaaattgcatgaaaccactaaagagaaaatagagtgcatgaacgcaaagtataaactagctggtagcaaagggaagaaacatgtcatttttgaacctggtgatctagtttggctccatttgagaaaagataggttccctgatttgcgaaagtctaagttgctgcctagagccgatggtccttttaaagtgttagaaaggattaatgataatgcgtacaaacttgagctacctgcagcttttggggttagccccactttta encodes:
- the LOC136534340 gene encoding uncharacterized protein; this translates as TPPQSPRSKALLQHFERKVRLHAEHLDEDVRVTNERLGQLETAQIETNTKLASLEGTLGSVNTSLVGVLERLERMEQNRCDGFERRNHNNNNTMGSAAGHDEEEYAADTELDEELNGHRRIEQHRRRHETGPCRPRQEVRADDSFGKIKFTIPAFDGRYNPDMYLSWELAVDQKFTCHDFPEDKRVRAATSEFTDFASVWWSEYHRKNPNNTPTWDALKRVMRARFVPSYYSRDLLHKLQQLRQGSKSVEEYYQELQMGMLRCRLEENEDGAIARFMGGLNREIQDILAYKEYNSVNRLFHLACKAEREVQGRRASMRANIPAGRASPWTPSNAAAPSTRAPPQSSSTIKPRSSTTNSVPCPSEPTRGATATSAKSSSSVVSTGRTRDIQCLRCKGYGHVRKDCPSTRVMVVRADGGYSSASDFDEETYALLAANNVAEGDDFQQDEEHIGAEAAEHYESLVVQRVLSAQMERAEQNQRHTLFQTKCVIKERSCRVIIDGGSCNNLASAEMVKKLLLSTKPHPQPYYIQWLNSSGKVKVTRLVRVEFAIGSYHDSIDCDVVPMQACSMLLGRPWQFDKDSLHFGKTNQYSFVHNDKKIVLHPMSPEAILRDELARASKLKNQAVASENQIVANELEKHKKKSSKSVHHNKNEIKLKGSCYFATKSDLDEIDASTTVCYALVCKETLFSLEDTSISLPPAVTNLLQEYADVFPKEVPPGLPPIRGIEHQIDLTPGASLPNRAPYRTNPDETKEIQRQVQELLNKGYVRESLSPCAVPVLLVPKKDGSWRMCVDCRAINNITIRYRHPIPRLDDMLDELSGSIVFSKIDLRSG